A window from Streptomyces sp. NBC_00271 encodes these proteins:
- a CDS encoding tyrosine-type recombinase/integrase, producing the protein MIRALVGVWLFGGLRMDEIRRLELECVRWDQATDPDKGETYRVCLLHIPANKTTAAFSKPVDPIVGELIDAWKDVRPAQPDITDRNTGQRRQHLFCYRAQLIGSAYLNDKLIAILCAKAGIPESDSRGALTSHRARATIATQLLNAKDPLSLADLQQWLGHKHPSSTRYYAKILQRTLSAAYKKADYFARNVRTIQVLIDRKSILTGAAASGEQPWNCYDLGEGYCSYDFFAKCPHRLACARCPFYVPKTSSRGQLLAVKDGIDEMLEQLNLTDDEPEALEGDREAVTALAERLADTPPPPAPLPGTSERPAPSSH; encoded by the coding sequence ATGATCCGTGCCCTGGTCGGGGTGTGGTTGTTCGGCGGGCTACGGATGGACGAGATCCGCCGACTCGAACTCGAATGCGTCCGCTGGGACCAGGCCACCGACCCCGACAAGGGCGAGACCTACCGCGTCTGTCTGCTGCACATTCCGGCGAACAAGACGACGGCGGCATTCTCCAAGCCGGTCGACCCCATCGTCGGTGAGCTCATCGATGCCTGGAAGGACGTTCGCCCTGCCCAGCCGGACATCACCGATCGCAATACCGGACAGCGACGCCAGCACCTGTTCTGCTACCGCGCCCAGCTCATCGGCTCCGCCTACCTCAATGACAAGCTCATCGCGATTCTCTGCGCGAAGGCCGGCATCCCCGAGTCCGACTCCCGCGGCGCACTTACGAGCCATCGGGCTCGCGCCACGATCGCCACCCAACTGCTGAACGCCAAGGACCCCCTGTCTCTGGCTGACCTGCAGCAATGGCTCGGACACAAGCACCCATCCAGCACCCGCTACTACGCCAAGATCCTCCAGCGGACGCTGTCAGCGGCTTACAAGAAGGCCGACTACTTCGCCCGGAACGTGCGCACCATCCAGGTCCTCATCGACCGTAAATCCATCCTCACGGGCGCTGCCGCCAGCGGCGAGCAGCCGTGGAACTGCTACGACCTGGGTGAGGGCTACTGCTCTTACGACTTCTTCGCCAAGTGCCCCCACCGGCTGGCCTGCGCCCGCTGCCCGTTCTACGTCCCCAAGACCTCAAGCCGCGGCCAGCTCCTAGCCGTCAAGGACGGCATCGACGAAATGCTCGAACAGCTCAACCTCACCGACGACGAACCCGAAGCCCTCGAAGGAGACCGCGAAGCCGTCACCGCCCTTGCCGAACGTCTCGCGGACACCCCACCCCCGCCGGCCCCACTCCCAGGGACCTCGGAACGACCGGCGCCTTCGTCCCACTGA
- a CDS encoding DUF6348 family protein, which produces MPWIRRRVRDAEPPPERLPDLEFLALVKASLERYAPGVTEGTELKGNSLSSPHGWAIGVMPPVHGGPHHYDLVALPDTSLQPDVPCFMDCVVAIAGDAPKAADTWVQTAGACMLELLDRRQYFADHAGPDDERGVPGWHCIVSGAVGLGVDVEESRRLQNSLVDANVLHHIADTFTADLESPFFNGIKVFYGGQPGKMQAEIRVNGERHEAASAALAAMDLPEPNAFTMVRAYALLLPMSEDGTEPPYPPARLDLTHTHTHACGSGNQPA; this is translated from the coding sequence ATGCCTTGGATACGTCGCCGAGTGCGTGACGCCGAACCGCCGCCCGAACGTCTGCCGGACCTGGAGTTCCTCGCTCTGGTGAAGGCCAGCCTGGAGAGGTACGCGCCGGGTGTGACGGAAGGGACCGAGCTGAAAGGTAACTCCTTGAGCAGCCCGCACGGGTGGGCGATCGGCGTGATGCCGCCCGTGCACGGCGGTCCCCACCACTACGACCTGGTCGCGCTGCCGGACACGAGCCTCCAGCCCGACGTGCCGTGCTTCATGGACTGCGTTGTGGCGATCGCCGGGGACGCCCCCAAGGCGGCCGACACATGGGTGCAAACCGCCGGTGCGTGCATGTTGGAACTCCTGGACCGGCGCCAGTACTTCGCCGACCATGCCGGTCCCGATGACGAACGCGGCGTTCCCGGGTGGCACTGCATCGTCTCCGGGGCCGTCGGCCTCGGCGTCGACGTCGAGGAGAGCCGTCGCCTGCAAAATTCCCTGGTCGACGCGAACGTGCTCCACCACATCGCGGACACGTTCACGGCAGACCTGGAATCGCCGTTCTTCAACGGCATCAAGGTCTTCTACGGTGGGCAACCCGGCAAGATGCAGGCGGAGATCCGCGTCAACGGGGAACGTCACGAAGCGGCCTCCGCGGCCTTGGCGGCCATGGACCTGCCCGAACCCAACGCGTTCACGATGGTCCGCGCCTACGCCCTGCTGCTCCCCATGTCGGAAGACGGGACCGAGCCGCCGTATCCGCCAGCCCGTCTCGACCTCACCCACACCCACACCCACGCCTGCGGCTCCGGGAACCAGCCGGCGTGA
- a CDS encoding caspase family protein, translated as MRQLTSPPRSALAFARHLTEGGVGGWRVPPASVDLLISCKQGDSLPDLCGPMPRAATIDNIRDAFEAWSARCSAHPDNIAVLYFCGHGVQGDHQLLLASDFNRYGDTPFAQAFDFERTRLALQQRAPRTQCFIIDACRMDYYGVAPAEALPLARPEPLSPGICQTELTLRMPAYDEALGRRENVSYLTQALLRALDGQAATMDEEGAWVVRLAGIRQAIDLLLMEELGVSSLARGVEADTLGDTVLLRLNGAPLARLTVSCHPAEAASRTTLTCTPYYPPDLPGVDCGKARQTREENGSPAAREWRMQLRAGVYTLSAKSATTEISRPHHVCPPHSRARFEVAP; from the coding sequence ATGAGACAGCTCACCTCGCCACCCAGATCTGCCCTGGCGTTCGCCCGGCACCTCACTGAAGGCGGAGTAGGCGGCTGGAGGGTGCCTCCAGCGAGCGTGGATCTGCTGATCTCCTGCAAGCAGGGGGACAGTCTGCCCGACCTGTGCGGCCCCATGCCTCGGGCGGCGACCATCGACAACATCCGGGATGCCTTTGAAGCGTGGTCGGCCCGATGTTCGGCACACCCGGACAACATCGCCGTCCTCTACTTCTGCGGTCACGGCGTCCAAGGGGACCACCAGCTGCTGCTCGCCAGTGATTTCAACCGGTACGGTGACACGCCGTTCGCCCAGGCCTTCGACTTCGAGAGAACGAGACTGGCGCTGCAGCAACGCGCACCCCGGACCCAGTGCTTCATCATCGATGCGTGCCGGATGGACTACTACGGTGTGGCACCCGCAGAGGCCCTGCCCCTGGCTCGGCCGGAACCGCTCAGCCCCGGCATCTGCCAGACCGAACTCACGCTGCGCATGCCCGCCTACGACGAGGCGCTCGGCCGACGGGAGAACGTCTCCTACCTCACCCAGGCGCTCCTGCGAGCCCTTGACGGACAGGCCGCGACGATGGACGAGGAGGGGGCCTGGGTGGTCCGCCTGGCGGGGATCCGCCAGGCGATCGACCTGCTCCTCATGGAGGAACTGGGCGTTTCCTCACTCGCCCGCGGAGTCGAGGCCGACACGCTCGGCGACACCGTCCTGCTCCGTCTGAACGGCGCGCCTCTGGCCCGGCTGACCGTCAGTTGCCACCCCGCGGAAGCCGCGTCGCGCACGACCCTGACGTGCACGCCGTACTACCCGCCGGACCTGCCCGGCGTCGATTGCGGGAAGGCCCGGCAGACCCGGGAGGAGAACGGCAGCCCTGCGGCGCGCGAGTGGCGGATGCAACTACGCGCCGGCGTGTACACCCTCAGTGCGAAATCCGCGACGACCGAGATCTCCCGCCCTCACCACGTGTGCCCACCGCACTCGAGGGCGCGTTTCGAGGTGGCACCGTGA